One Ooceraea biroi isolate clonal line C1 chromosome 6, Obir_v5.4, whole genome shotgun sequence genomic window carries:
- the LOC105286656 gene encoding uncharacterized protein LOC105286656: MFVAAFVFALLTVYVTAEIPSYIHVCGRRDPNINQCILDNVNNMKDKLCMGIPELSVPAFEPVIIDKLVVADTPNTKFYLKNVVINGLCDFDVKSLQSDLKKNHFKVDLILNHIIINATYDIDARIVIPINQKGDAFVKTDDVRAIANMDLTITSKNGKRYVYMSQMKINLDLKTYDIQLNVDERERSELSRIVGIFIGSNQKDIIAVVKPLLEEVISKRILLIANEIVKHFTYEELFPDRT; the protein is encoded by the exons atgttcGTCGCGGCCTTTGTTTTTGCGCTGCTGACTGTTTATGTCACAGCGGAAATAC CCTCCTACATTCATGTGTGCGGCCGCCGAGATCCGAATATCAATCAGTGCATCTTAGACAACGTTAACAATATGAAAGATAAGCTCTGCATGGGTATCCCGGAGTTGAGTGTTCCTGCGTTCGAACCGGTGATCATCGACAAACTAGTCGTAGCCGATACACCTAACaccaaattttatttgaaaaatgtagTTATAAATGGACTATGCGATTTCGACGTAAAATCTTTACAGTCGGATCTTAAGAAGAACCACTTTAAGGTTGACTTAATATTGAATCACATCATAATAAACGCTACGTACGATATCGATGCACGTATAGTGATACCCATCAATCAGAAAGGAGATGCTTTCGTTAAGACAG ATGACGTAAGAGCGATAGCGAACATGGACTTGACAATAACATCTAAAAATGGCAAGAGATACGTGTACATGTCACAGATGAAGATAAATCTCGATCTCAAAACGTACGACATTCAACTCAATgtggatgagagagagaggagcgaaCTGAGCAGGATCGTTGGTATCTTCATAGGCAGCAATCAAAAGGATATCATTGCGGTTGTTAAGCCGCTCTTGGAAGAAGTAATTTCGAAACGGATTCTGCTGATTGCCAACGAGATAGTCAAACATTTCACTTACGAAGAGCTCTTCCCCGATCGAACGTAA